From a region of the Pontixanthobacter gangjinensis genome:
- the hemC gene encoding hydroxymethylbilane synthase, translated as MTKQPKLRLGTRQSPLAVAQAEEARERLCQAHGWDEADIELVKVRASGDKIQDRPLADIGGKALWTRELDIWLAEGKIDAAVHSMKDVETIRPDSLTIAAILPREDVRDVLIGARSIREIPQGARIGTSAPRRAAQMLHQRPDCSIVSFRGNVATRLAKLSAGEADVTLLAAAGLNRTNRQGTGTALDPAEWLPAPAQGAIGIECNTADAQTRAFLAAIDDAPSRHSVMAERAMLGALGGTCHSPIAVMTTRDGEMLALRAAIFSADGYERAEGTIRMAPGDMAAAAGLGRDLLSRAPISITKLFEGG; from the coding sequence ATGACCAAACAGCCAAAATTACGCCTTGGAACACGCCAATCCCCGCTCGCGGTAGCGCAGGCAGAAGAGGCACGAGAGCGTCTGTGCCAGGCTCACGGTTGGGACGAAGCTGATATCGAGCTCGTCAAAGTGCGCGCCAGCGGGGACAAAATTCAGGACCGCCCGCTGGCCGATATCGGAGGTAAGGCGCTGTGGACACGCGAGCTGGATATCTGGCTCGCCGAAGGCAAAATCGACGCGGCGGTCCATTCGATGAAGGATGTCGAGACAATCCGGCCTGACAGCCTGACGATTGCCGCGATACTCCCCCGCGAAGACGTGCGTGACGTGCTGATAGGCGCGCGGTCTATCCGCGAAATTCCGCAAGGTGCGAGAATCGGCACCAGCGCACCGCGCCGCGCGGCTCAGATGCTGCACCAGCGGCCCGATTGCAGCATTGTTTCGTTTCGCGGCAATGTTGCCACGCGGCTGGCTAAACTTTCTGCGGGCGAGGCGGATGTGACCTTGCTCGCTGCCGCTGGTCTTAACCGAACAAACCGGCAGGGTACCGGCACCGCGCTCGATCCTGCCGAATGGCTTCCTGCCCCGGCGCAGGGTGCAATCGGTATCGAATGCAACACAGCTGATGCGCAAACACGCGCATTCCTCGCCGCAATCGACGATGCTCCGAGCAGACACTCAGTAATGGCCGAACGTGCTATGCTCGGAGCGCTGGGCGGAACCTGTCACAGCCCGATTGCAGTTATGACGACCCGTGATGGTGAGATGCTCGCGCTGAGAGCCGCAATTTTCAGCGCGGATGGTTATGAACGGGCCGAAGGCACAATCCGCATGGCTCCCGGCGATATGGCCGCTGCTGCTGGGCTTGGCCGCGATTTGCTCAGCCGCGCGCCGATCTCAATCACAAAGCTGTTTGAAGGCGGCTGA
- the tsaD gene encoding tRNA (adenosine(37)-N6)-threonylcarbamoyltransferase complex transferase subunit TsaD has translation MGIVLGIESSCDETAVALVTTEREIVSQRIASQIEAHAPYGGVVPEIAARAHAEKLAPMIAEVMDEADLELADLDAIAATAGPGLIGGVMVGLVSAKALAMASDVPLIAINHLEGHALSPRLADASLEFPYALLLVSGGHCQILRVEGVGQYRRLATTIDDALGEAFDKTAKILGLGYPGGPAVEKLALEGDAKAVPLPRPLVGSGEPHFSFAGLKSAVMRAQQSGEHSDADLAASFQQAAIDCLLDRLRVSLDASEPMPALVVAGGVAANAAIRSALEGFAAKHDMRFVAPPMALCTDNAAMIAWAGAERLALGQSDPLDFVARPRWPLDPEAEPVRGAGAKG, from the coding sequence ATGGGTATTGTCCTTGGAATTGAGTCCAGCTGTGACGAGACAGCCGTCGCGTTGGTCACCACCGAGCGGGAAATTGTGTCGCAGCGGATCGCCTCCCAGATAGAGGCGCATGCCCCCTATGGCGGAGTTGTTCCCGAAATTGCCGCACGCGCCCATGCAGAAAAACTGGCCCCGATGATCGCCGAAGTGATGGACGAAGCTGATTTGGAACTGGCCGATCTGGACGCGATTGCAGCAACCGCTGGTCCCGGCCTGATTGGCGGGGTAATGGTCGGATTGGTCAGCGCAAAGGCGCTCGCAATGGCCAGCGATGTTCCGCTGATCGCGATCAACCATCTTGAAGGCCACGCTTTATCGCCACGCCTTGCTGATGCATCACTCGAATTTCCCTATGCTTTGCTGTTGGTTTCGGGCGGCCATTGCCAGATTTTGCGGGTTGAGGGCGTTGGTCAATACCGCCGCCTTGCGACCACCATCGACGATGCACTGGGCGAAGCGTTTGACAAAACCGCCAAGATTTTGGGCCTCGGCTATCCCGGCGGACCAGCCGTCGAGAAACTGGCGCTGGAGGGCGATGCGAAAGCAGTCCCCCTCCCCCGCCCACTGGTCGGCAGCGGGGAGCCCCATTTCTCTTTTGCAGGCCTGAAAAGCGCGGTTATGCGCGCGCAACAATCTGGCGAGCACTCCGACGCTGACCTTGCAGCGAGTTTCCAGCAGGCAGCAATTGACTGCCTGCTCGACCGCTTGCGGGTTTCGCTTGACGCCAGCGAGCCAATGCCAGCCTTGGTTGTCGCAGGCGGCGTAGCGGCCAACGCGGCGATCCGCAGCGCTCTCGAAGGTTTCGCAGCGAAACACGATATGCGCTTTGTCGCGCCGCCCATGGCGCTGTGCACCGACAATGCCGCGATGATCGCTTGGGCAGGTGCCGAGCGGCTTGCCTTGGGTCAATCGGACCCGCTTGATTTTGTCGCGCGGCCGCGTTGGCCGCTCGATCCCGAAGCTGAACCCGTACGCGGTGCAGGTGCGAAGGGATGA
- a CDS encoding NAD(P)H-dependent glycerol-3-phosphate dehydrogenase, with translation MSESMTPVGVIGGGAWGTALAQMLASDGREIVLWARESELVEEINSQHRNSLFLPSAKLSEAIRATENLADLAPCSAILAVTPAQHLGAVLGAMKAHPADLVLCSKGIEAGTGRLMNDVAKDAAPGSDIAILSGPTFAHEVAAGLPTAVTLACSGGKQQWERLKPLIARPQFRPYYSDDVVGAEIGGAVKNVLAIACGVVDGLGLGQNARAALIARGYAEMLRFGEALGAQSETLAGLCGLGDLVLTCSSTSSRNFSLGKALGQGQSPEALMADRKTVAEGAHTAPVLNELAHKRGVAMPIVEGVTRLLAGEPAQTVVTQLLARPLRAEHDSDA, from the coding sequence ATGAGCGAGAGTATGACACCTGTTGGCGTAATCGGCGGCGGCGCATGGGGCACTGCGCTTGCACAAATGCTTGCATCGGATGGCCGCGAGATCGTGTTGTGGGCCCGCGAGAGCGAGCTCGTTGAAGAGATAAATTCGCAGCACCGCAACAGCTTGTTCCTGCCATCTGCCAAATTGTCTGAAGCAATTCGCGCAACCGAAAACTTGGCTGATCTGGCACCGTGCTCGGCCATCCTTGCAGTTACTCCGGCACAGCATCTGGGCGCTGTCCTTGGTGCCATGAAGGCGCACCCGGCAGACCTTGTCTTGTGCAGCAAGGGCATAGAGGCAGGCACCGGCAGACTGATGAACGACGTTGCGAAAGACGCCGCACCCGGCAGCGACATCGCAATCCTGTCCGGCCCGACATTTGCGCATGAGGTCGCAGCCGGACTGCCGACGGCGGTCACGCTCGCTTGCAGTGGCGGCAAACAACAATGGGAACGGCTCAAACCGCTTATCGCCCGTCCGCAATTCCGCCCATATTATTCGGACGATGTCGTGGGCGCGGAAATTGGCGGAGCGGTCAAGAATGTGCTCGCGATTGCCTGCGGTGTGGTCGACGGACTGGGTCTTGGCCAGAATGCGCGCGCTGCGCTGATCGCGCGCGGCTATGCCGAAATGCTGCGGTTTGGCGAAGCCTTGGGTGCGCAGAGCGAAACGCTTGCCGGCCTATGCGGCCTGGGCGATTTGGTGCTGACCTGCTCCTCCACTTCCAGCCGCAATTTCTCGCTCGGCAAAGCGCTGGGCCAAGGGCAATCGCCCGAGGCGCTGATGGCCGACCGCAAGACCGTCGCAGAAGGCGCGCATACGGCGCCGGTTCTCAATGAACTGGCGCATAAGCGCGGCGTCGCAATGCCGATTGTCGAAGGCGTAACACGTTTGCTGGCCGGCGAGCCTGCACAGACCGTTGTGACCCAATTGCTTGCCCGCCCCTTGCGCGCCGAACACGACAGCGACGCATGA
- a CDS encoding lipopolysaccharide biosynthesis protein — protein sequence MNATAPTEPADQGDIAALAKGGRTNMFGFVLRLAARIPFMFIAGRLYGAEALGIFAYALVVIEITSLICSMGEKRGLAQRLEESDDRPANLVFDAMLLAVMLSIIPMLILWFAPILLYPNGDYSDMDKLLVFAIPAFALTEIVLAAQAYRYDIATTVRARAVVEPWTISIAAGAFFYVGWIQNSGLTMAYLVSIYAGLLVGLWSFLRTYGLPRGWRPHPIYMAKLVWRAVPLATADAVERGTRLLDILILGWFAGPVAVGIYWAAQQIASLPQKLKTSFEPILSPVITKNLKTRNYAAIAQQVCQVGFWILAAQAGIGLALGIPGEGVMGLFAPEFVGGTGALGFLLVAEVVAGTAVVSEAVLVYVARVRNLWISISTIVFQALLTIALIMLVVHLEYGEPFKAAAAALALAISLGLSSLVKAWLLGRILGHPINNWRWALVWAAGPAVVVGFAATFLPEWAELIFGIPAILLTYGWIIWHKGFGPEDRVLFRKNLSKSDG from the coding sequence ATGAACGCCACTGCCCCGACTGAACCCGCGGATCAGGGCGACATCGCCGCCTTGGCCAAAGGCGGGCGAACCAATATGTTCGGCTTTGTGCTGCGACTTGCGGCTCGGATACCGTTCATGTTCATTGCCGGGCGGCTTTATGGCGCAGAGGCGCTGGGCATTTTCGCCTATGCGCTGGTAGTTATCGAGATTACCTCGCTGATCTGTTCGATGGGTGAAAAGCGCGGGCTAGCGCAGCGGCTGGAGGAGAGCGACGATCGCCCCGCCAATCTGGTTTTTGACGCAATGCTGCTGGCGGTGATGCTGTCCATAATCCCGATGCTGATCCTGTGGTTCGCACCGATACTGCTTTATCCCAATGGCGATTACAGCGATATGGACAAGCTGCTGGTGTTCGCCATTCCGGCATTTGCACTGACAGAGATTGTCCTTGCCGCGCAGGCCTATCGTTATGACATTGCCACCACTGTTCGCGCGCGCGCGGTGGTCGAACCATGGACGATTTCAATTGCGGCTGGCGCATTTTTCTATGTCGGCTGGATCCAAAATAGCGGGCTTACGATGGCCTATCTGGTGTCGATCTATGCGGGGTTACTCGTTGGGCTTTGGTCATTTCTGCGCACTTATGGTCTGCCCAGAGGTTGGCGCCCTCATCCGATCTACATGGCCAAGCTGGTGTGGCGCGCTGTTCCGCTGGCGACCGCAGATGCGGTGGAACGCGGCACAAGACTGCTCGACATTCTCATCCTCGGCTGGTTCGCAGGACCGGTTGCGGTCGGCATTTACTGGGCCGCGCAGCAAATCGCCAGCTTGCCGCAGAAACTGAAAACCAGCTTTGAACCAATCCTGAGCCCGGTGATCACCAAGAATTTGAAGACCAGAAATTACGCCGCAATCGCGCAGCAAGTGTGCCAGGTCGGTTTCTGGATTTTGGCCGCACAGGCTGGCATCGGCCTTGCTCTGGGTATTCCGGGCGAAGGCGTGATGGGTCTGTTTGCACCCGAGTTTGTCGGCGGTACTGGCGCGCTCGGCTTCCTTCTGGTGGCGGAAGTCGTCGCGGGAACTGCCGTCGTTTCGGAAGCGGTGCTGGTCTATGTTGCAAGAGTGCGCAATTTGTGGATTTCGATCAGCACGATCGTGTTCCAAGCGTTACTGACAATCGCGCTGATAATGCTCGTGGTCCATCTGGAATATGGCGAGCCATTCAAGGCTGCTGCTGCCGCGCTAGCGCTTGCCATTTCGCTGGGCCTATCCTCGCTGGTCAAGGCGTGGTTGCTTGGCCGCATCCTTGGCCATCCGATCAACAATTGGCGCTGGGCGCTGGTCTGGGCAGCTGGCCCTGCGGTTGTCGTCGGATTCGCGGCCACGTTCCTGCCAGAATGGGCCGAACTGATATTCGGTATCCCTGCAATATTGCTCACCTATGGCTGGATTATCTGGCACAAAGGGTTCGGGCCGGAGGATAGGGTCCTGTTCCGGAAGAATTTGTCGAAATCGGATGGTTGA
- a CDS encoding Pvc16 family protein has protein sequence MIAETLGFLAEHLNRELRRESGSDLQSVYLATPPTAEQPEGLYLSLVQLQREASISNMAAPVRGGGPRAPAQPSLHLKLMIMVSAHYQDYTKSLAALEGAIAQFTAHPRMSRETSSDLPSGLDRLSFEWQDLAVTEMSALWSSLGRDQVPCALYLVRGLEVGQGSIDSMIPTIRSAEPE, from the coding sequence ATGATTGCTGAAACCTTGGGTTTTCTTGCCGAACATTTGAACCGGGAATTGCGCCGCGAGAGCGGCTCTGACCTTCAGTCCGTTTATCTCGCCACCCCTCCTACCGCAGAGCAGCCCGAGGGACTTTATCTAAGCCTAGTCCAACTCCAGCGCGAGGCTTCGATATCCAACATGGCAGCCCCTGTCCGCGGCGGCGGCCCCCGTGCCCCGGCGCAGCCATCGCTGCATTTGAAATTGATGATAATGGTTTCGGCGCATTACCAAGATTACACGAAATCGCTTGCGGCATTGGAGGGGGCAATTGCCCAATTTACTGCGCATCCCCGGATGTCACGCGAGACTTCTTCCGACCTACCTTCCGGGTTGGACCGTCTGTCGTTTGAATGGCAGGATTTGGCGGTGACCGAGATGTCGGCGCTGTGGTCAAGCCTCGGGCGTGATCAAGTACCTTGCGCGCTATATCTGGTGCGTGGGCTGGAAGTCGGGCAAGGTTCGATAGATAGCATGATCCCGACAATAAGATCTGCTGAGCCGGAATAG
- a CDS encoding OmpA family protein, giving the protein MPIRPTIALISGALATAALAFVGAGFTSQPMAEELAAKAKIVIEQVGGGDVTADFSTINDWPSRHPVLTGGEGLDEANRAEVAEAVAAIAGVGGIRWADGTAIVERGEQARTPMHCQEDVESLLRARTIRFEESSSSMDSSSRELLDEVEAALRPCLGSIIAIVGHTDNSGPEPGNLALSRERANAVRNALIRRGIPRDGLRARGVGSRNPVEGLDASDPANRRIEFSVIATEPLQPTPVDTPGAR; this is encoded by the coding sequence ATGCCGATCCGACCGACTATAGCCCTGATTTCCGGCGCACTCGCAACAGCGGCGCTTGCCTTTGTCGGAGCAGGATTCACCTCCCAGCCCATGGCAGAGGAGCTTGCAGCGAAGGCGAAAATCGTGATCGAACAGGTTGGCGGCGGTGATGTTACCGCGGATTTTAGCACCATAAACGATTGGCCCTCGCGCCATCCGGTTCTCACCGGCGGCGAGGGATTGGACGAGGCAAATCGCGCCGAAGTTGCTGAAGCAGTTGCGGCAATAGCGGGTGTTGGCGGAATACGTTGGGCTGATGGCACAGCAATCGTCGAACGCGGCGAGCAAGCGCGGACGCCGATGCATTGTCAGGAAGATGTGGAAAGCCTGCTGCGTGCACGGACAATCCGATTCGAAGAATCGTCGAGTTCGATGGACAGTTCCAGCCGCGAATTACTTGATGAAGTGGAGGCTGCTTTGCGCCCTTGCCTTGGCAGTATAATCGCGATTGTCGGGCACACCGATAATTCAGGGCCGGAACCAGGCAATCTGGCATTATCGCGCGAACGCGCAAACGCAGTAAGAAACGCGCTGATCCGCCGCGGCATTCCGCGCGACGGATTGCGAGCAAGAGGCGTTGGCTCGCGCAATCCGGTCGAAGGGCTTGATGCATCCGATCCAGCAAACCGGCGAATCGAATTTTCAGTGATTGCGACCGAACCGCTGCAACCAACGCCGGTCGACACTCCGGGAGCCCGATAA
- the acs gene encoding acetate--CoA ligase produces MSDALFPVPAEWAEHALIDSATYLEKYQRSIDDAAGFWRDEAQRIDWIEPFHTVKDTSFDEADFHIRWFEGGKLNITANALDRHLETRGDQVAIIWEPDNPSETVRKITYRELHRDVCRFANVLKSRGVKKGDRVTIYLPMVPEAAISMLACARIGAVHSVVFAGFSPDALAGRIEDCQSNIVITADEGLRGGKPIPLKANVDAACDKVAVETVIMLRRTGADVQIVSGRDVDWTEVMDGASSDCPAELMDAEDPLFILYTSGSTGKPKGVLHTTGGYAVWTSMTHQYVFDYKPNADGKMPVYWCAADVGWVTGHSYVVYAPLINGATQVMFEGVPNFPDHSRFWEVIDKHQVEIFYAAPTALRALMREGDEWVTKTSRKSLRLLGSVGEPINPEAWDWYHRVVGDRRCPIVDTWWQTETGGAMITPLPGATALKPGSASKPMFGVKPEIVDNDGNIQAGATDGPLVITDSWPGQMRTVYGDHDRFFQTYFNTFPGMYFTGDGCKRDEDGYYWITGRIDDVINVSGHRMGTAEVESALVAHDSVSEAAVVGMPHDIKGQGIYAYVTTNADVEDTEDLRAELVKWVRKEIGPIATPDAIQFAPGLPKTRSGKIMRRILRKIAENDVSNLGDTSTLADPSVVDDLLANRKK; encoded by the coding sequence ATGAGCGATGCACTTTTTCCAGTTCCAGCTGAATGGGCAGAACACGCGCTGATCGATAGCGCGACCTATTTGGAAAAGTACCAACGCTCGATTGATGATGCGGCTGGTTTCTGGCGCGACGAGGCGCAAAGGATCGACTGGATCGAACCGTTCCATACCGTCAAAGACACCTCCTTCGACGAAGCAGATTTCCATATTCGCTGGTTTGAAGGCGGCAAGCTCAACATCACAGCCAATGCGCTTGATCGGCACTTGGAAACACGCGGCGATCAGGTCGCGATTATCTGGGAACCTGACAATCCTTCCGAGACCGTTCGGAAAATCACCTATCGCGAATTGCACCGTGATGTCTGCCGTTTCGCCAATGTTCTGAAGTCACGCGGCGTCAAGAAAGGCGATCGGGTCACCATCTATCTTCCGATGGTTCCCGAAGCCGCAATTTCGATGCTTGCATGCGCGCGGATTGGCGCGGTTCATTCGGTGGTTTTTGCCGGCTTCAGCCCCGACGCGCTGGCAGGCCGAATCGAGGATTGTCAGTCCAATATCGTAATCACGGCCGATGAGGGGTTGCGCGGTGGGAAACCGATTCCGCTGAAGGCCAATGTCGATGCGGCGTGCGACAAAGTGGCGGTCGAGACCGTAATTATGCTGCGCCGGACGGGCGCCGATGTTCAAATTGTGTCGGGTCGCGATGTCGACTGGACTGAGGTGATGGATGGTGCATCCAGCGATTGTCCTGCTGAATTGATGGATGCCGAGGACCCGTTGTTTATTCTGTATACCTCGGGCTCGACCGGAAAGCCCAAAGGCGTGCTCCACACCACCGGCGGCTATGCTGTGTGGACCAGCATGACGCATCAGTATGTGTTTGATTACAAACCCAACGCAGATGGCAAAATGCCGGTCTATTGGTGCGCGGCCGATGTGGGCTGGGTCACTGGGCACTCTTATGTGGTGTATGCGCCGCTGATAAATGGCGCGACGCAGGTAATGTTCGAAGGCGTGCCCAATTTCCCCGATCACTCGCGTTTCTGGGAAGTCATCGACAAGCATCAGGTGGAAATTTTCTACGCCGCGCCGACTGCTTTGCGTGCCCTGATGCGCGAGGGCGATGAATGGGTGACCAAGACCAGCCGCAAAAGCTTGCGCCTGCTTGGTTCTGTCGGTGAACCAATCAATCCCGAAGCTTGGGACTGGTATCATCGCGTGGTCGGAGACCGCCGCTGCCCGATCGTCGATACATGGTGGCAAACCGAAACCGGCGGAGCGATGATCACGCCGTTGCCCGGCGCGACCGCTCTCAAGCCCGGCAGCGCAAGCAAGCCGATGTTCGGGGTCAAGCCGGAAATCGTCGACAATGACGGTAACATCCAGGCCGGCGCTACCGATGGCCCACTAGTTATCACTGACAGTTGGCCTGGGCAGATGCGGACGGTTTACGGCGATCACGACCGCTTCTTCCAGACCTATTTCAACACCTTCCCCGGCATGTATTTCACTGGCGATGGCTGCAAGCGCGACGAAGATGGCTATTACTGGATAACTGGCCGGATCGACGACGTGATCAATGTGTCGGGCCACAGAATGGGCACCGCCGAAGTCGAAAGCGCTCTGGTCGCGCATGACAGCGTATCGGAAGCTGCAGTTGTCGGTATGCCGCACGACATTAAGGGGCAAGGCATCTACGCTTACGTCACGACCAATGCCGATGTCGAAGATACAGAAGACTTGCGCGCCGAATTGGTCAAATGGGTCCGCAAGGAAATCGGCCCGATTGCCACGCCCGATGCAATCCAATTTGCCCCTGGCCTGCCGAAAACGCGCAGCGGCAAGATCATGCGGCGCATCTTGCGCAAAATAGCGGAAAATGACGTAAGCAATCTGGGTGATACTTCAACGCTCGCAGACCCTAGTGTGGTCGATGATCTGCTGGCGAACCGGAAGAAATGA
- a CDS encoding HpcH/HpaI aldolase/citrate lyase family protein produces the protein MNQIRPLRSVLYLPANRASAVAKARAADCDAVILDLEDAVAPEAKAQARAAAVAAVSEGGFGHRLLVVRVNALDSEWGPADCAAMAGCGPAAVLVPKLCHPDEAQIYRQQLGGGPELWAMLETCIAFTQLSAISAKAKAANLTTYVMGTNDLALEMRAKLDTDRTPFLPLLTQAVVGARAFGLSIIDGVFNDIADLAGLGAQCRQAAELGFDGKTLIHPDQLEIANAAFSPSPAEVARALAIRDAFADPGNTGKGVIKVGGKMTEMLHLREAERTLALHQAAQRNTP, from the coding sequence ATGAACCAAATCCGCCCGCTCCGCAGCGTTCTCTACCTGCCCGCCAACCGTGCGAGCGCGGTTGCCAAAGCGCGTGCGGCGGATTGCGACGCGGTAATCCTAGATCTGGAGGACGCGGTTGCTCCCGAAGCCAAAGCACAAGCGCGTGCGGCAGCGGTTGCAGCGGTAAGTGAAGGTGGCTTTGGCCACCGATTGCTGGTGGTGCGCGTCAATGCACTCGACAGCGAATGGGGACCTGCAGACTGCGCCGCGATGGCTGGCTGCGGCCCGGCTGCAGTACTGGTCCCCAAGCTGTGCCACCCGGACGAAGCACAAATTTATCGCCAGCAATTGGGTGGCGGGCCGGAACTGTGGGCCATGCTCGAAACTTGCATCGCCTTCACCCAATTGAGTGCAATTTCAGCCAAGGCGAAGGCAGCAAACCTTACGACCTATGTCATGGGCACCAATGATCTCGCGCTGGAGATGCGGGCCAAACTGGACACTGATCGCACCCCCTTCCTGCCGCTATTGACCCAAGCGGTGGTCGGTGCCCGCGCATTCGGGCTTTCGATTATCGACGGCGTTTTCAACGATATTGCCGACTTGGCAGGCCTTGGCGCCCAATGCCGCCAAGCGGCCGAGCTAGGTTTCGACGGCAAGACGCTGATCCACCCCGACCAGCTTGAAATCGCCAATGCAGCGTTTAGCCCTTCGCCAGCGGAGGTCGCACGTGCGCTGGCCATCCGCGATGCTTTCGCTGATCCTGGCAATACCGGCAAAGGCGTAATTAAAGTAGGCGGAAAAATGACAGAAATGCTTCACTTGCGTGAGGCCGAGCGCACATTGGCATTGCATCAGGCGGCGCAGCGAAACACCCCTTGA